The genome window CGATGAGGTCGTTGACGCCATTTTGATTGACATGATGATGCCCGACATGGACGGATATGAAGCCATTCCGCGCATCAAAATGATCGACCAGCGGGCACAAACACCCATTTTTGCCGTAACCGCCCAGGCAATGGTAGGCGATCGGGAAAAATGCCTTGCCGCGGGTGCAACGGATTATATATCGAAACCCATTGACGTAGACCGACTTTTACAGTTATTAGCACGTGTTTAATAAATTACTAACCATTGAGGATGAAGAAGTTGACCTGCTGCTGAAT of Tellurirhabdus bombi contains these proteins:
- a CDS encoding response regulator codes for the protein MRKKRVLIIDDDSRNIFALVATLRAKSFDCISCLGAQEALTLLQTDEVVDAILIDMMMPDMDGYEAIPRIKMIDQRAQTPIFAVTAQAMVGDREKCLAAGATDYISKPIDVDRLLQLLARV